The genome window GTGCTGGTGCTGATCGGGCGCCCGCAGGACAGCTGGTTGGCCGCCTGGAGCCGGGCCGACGCGGCGATCTCCCAGCCGGTGGACCCGGTGGCGCTGGCCGAGGCGGTGGCCACCCTGTTGCGGGCCCGGCTCGGCGCCAGGTCACTGGCCCGCTGAGCCGGCCTGCGGTCCGGCCCGGCGGACGGTCGGCCGGGGCCGGCGCCCCGGCCGTCTCAGCAGGAGAGAAGGGCCGCCGTCCACGCGACGGCGGCCCTTCCGCGCTCGCTAGGCTGACCGCGTCCCTCCCGACAACGGCGCACCTGGAGAACCGGTCATGGCGAACGTGAACCCTGCGAACGGCGGCGACGACCCCGTGCAGGTGAGCCGCACCTGGCCGGACGTGCTGAGCAGCCTGCTGGCCGGCACCGACCTGGACCGCGCCGACACCGCCTGGGCGATGGACCGGATCATGAGCGGCGAGGCCAGCCCGGTGCAGGTGGCCGGCTTCATGGTGGCGCTGCGGGCCAAGGGCGAGACCGTGGACGAGGTCAGCGGCCTGGTCGAGGCGATGTACGCGCACGCCCGCCCGCTGGAGATCCCCGGGCCGGCCGTGGACATCGTCGGCACCGGCGGCGACCGGGCCAAGACCGTCAACATCTCCACCATGTCGGCGATCGTCGCCGCGGCGGCCGGCGCCAAGGTGGTCAAGCACGGCAACCGGGCCGCCTCCTCGGCCAGCGGCTCCTCGGACGTGCTGGAGAAGCTGGGCGTGCGGCTGGACCTGACGCCCCGTCGGGTCGCCGAGGTGGCCGAGGAGGTCGGGCTGACCTTCTGCTTCGCCGCCACCTTCCACCCCGCGATGCGGCACACCGCCGCCGCCCGGCGCGACCTCGGGGTGCCGACCGCCTTCAACATCCTCGGCCCGCTGACCAACCCGGCCCGGGTGACGGCGCACGCGGTCGGCTGCTTCGACACCCGGCTGGCCGGCCTGATCGCCGGGGTGCTCGCCGAACGCGGCTCCACCGCGCTGGTCTTCCGCGGCGACGACGGGCTGGACGAGCTGACCGTCTGCACCACCTCGCGGGTCTGGCTGGTCCGCGACGGCCGGGTCACCGAGACCGTGCTCGACCCGCGCGAGCTGGGCATCGAACTGGTCGCGATCGAGGCGCTGCGCGGTGCGGACGCCGAGTACAACGCGGCGGTGGCCCGCCGGGTGCTGGCCGGCGAGCGCGGGCCGGTGCGGGACGCGGTGGTGCTCAACTCCGCTGCCGCGCTGGTCGCGTTGGACCTCACCGCGGCGCCGCTGACCGAGCAGCTGGCGGCCGCCATGAAGCGCACCGAGGAGGCCCTGGACTCCGGCGCCGCCGCCGCGCTGCTGGACCGCTGGTCGGCGGCCACCGCGCGGTAGCACCCGCGCAGTCGCCCGCCATCCGGTCGGTGGTCCGGATGGCGGACGGCGGATTGACCACTCCTCGGTCGGCTGCTTAGAGTCTGCGCCAGGTCATGAGTGACAGCGCGACAAGCCCCAGCTTGCTGTCCGGCAACCCTCCGTCCGTGGCGGGGTGCCCTGGGTGAAGACCGGGCCGAGCGGCGAGGTGCCGCCGGCAAGCGCGGACCACCGGACTTTTCGCACCCCCGGGGTCCCTGACCCAGGAGGAGTGCATCCCGATGTCGTCCACCAACGCCGCTGCCGCCACCACCGTCACTGCTGCTCCCGCCGCCTTCGCCGAGCCGCTCGCCGTGCTGGGCTCCGAGGTCGAGGTCCCGCTGGTCTCCGGCGAGAAGGTCGGCTACGCCGCCCTCGACTACGCGGCCAGCGCCCCCGCGCTGCGCCGGGTCTGGGACGACGTCGCCGCCTACGCCCCGTACTACGGCAGCGTGCACCGCGGCGCCGGCTACCTCTCCCAGCTCTCCACCGAGCTGTACGAGCAGAGCCGGCAGGCCGTCGCCGACTTCCTCGACCTGCGCGAGGGCGACCAGGTGGTCTTCACCCGGGCCACCACCGACTCGCTCAACCTGCTGGCCGGCGCGGTGCCCGCCGGCACCCGGGTGTTCGCCTTCGAGACCGAGCACCACGCCTCCCTGCTGCCGTGGCAGCAGGCCGGACTGGCCGTCACCTACCTGCGGGCGCCGCGCTCGCACGCCGAGGCGGTGGCCGCGCTGGACGCCGCGCTGGCCGCCGACCCGGCCGGGCCGGACGCGCCCCGGCTGCTCTGCGTCACCGGCGCCTCCAACGTGACCGGCGAGCTCTGGCCGATCGCCGAGCTCACCGGGACCGCGCACCGGCACGGCGCCCGGGTGGTCGTGGACGCCGCCCAGCTGGCCCCGCACCACCGGGTCTCGGTGCGCGAACTGGACGTGGACTGGATCGCCTTCTCCGGCCACAAGCTCTACGCGCCCTTCGGCGCGGGCGTGTTGGCCGGCCGGGCCGACTGGCTGGACGCGGCCGAGCCCTACCTGGCCGGCGGCGGCGCCTCCCGCACCGTGGCCCGGCAGGCGGACGGTTCGGTGGCGGTGGAGTGGCACCGGGGCCCGGCCCGGCACGAGGCCGGCTCGCCCAACGTGATCGGCGCCTACGCGATCGCCTCCGCCTGCCGGGCGCTCACCGAGGCCGGCCTGGACGCGCTGCGCGAGCGCGAGGAACTGCTGATCGAGCGGCTCACCGAGGGCCTGGCCGCCGTGCCCGAGGTGCGGGTGCTCAGCCTGTTCGGCGCCGACGCCGCCCGGGTCGGCGTGCTCTCCTTCGTGGTGCGGGGCTGGAACAGCTCGCACTTCTCGGCGGCGCTCTCCGCCGAGTACGGCATCGGCGTGCGGGACGGGCTGTTCTGCGCGCACCCGCTGGTGCGCACGCTGCTCGGTTCCGAGGACACCGCCCCGT of Kitasatospora viridis contains these proteins:
- the trpD gene encoding anthranilate phosphoribosyltransferase, whose translation is MANVNPANGGDDPVQVSRTWPDVLSSLLAGTDLDRADTAWAMDRIMSGEASPVQVAGFMVALRAKGETVDEVSGLVEAMYAHARPLEIPGPAVDIVGTGGDRAKTVNISTMSAIVAAAAGAKVVKHGNRAASSASGSSDVLEKLGVRLDLTPRRVAEVAEEVGLTFCFAATFHPAMRHTAAARRDLGVPTAFNILGPLTNPARVTAHAVGCFDTRLAGLIAGVLAERGSTALVFRGDDGLDELTVCTTSRVWLVRDGRVTETVLDPRELGIELVAIEALRGADAEYNAAVARRVLAGERGPVRDAVVLNSAAALVALDLTAAPLTEQLAAAMKRTEEALDSGAAAALLDRWSAATAR
- a CDS encoding aminotransferase class V-fold PLP-dependent enzyme — protein: MSSTNAAAATTVTAAPAAFAEPLAVLGSEVEVPLVSGEKVGYAALDYAASAPALRRVWDDVAAYAPYYGSVHRGAGYLSQLSTELYEQSRQAVADFLDLREGDQVVFTRATTDSLNLLAGAVPAGTRVFAFETEHHASLLPWQQAGLAVTYLRAPRSHAEAVAALDAALAADPAGPDAPRLLCVTGASNVTGELWPIAELTGTAHRHGARVVVDAAQLAPHHRVSVRELDVDWIAFSGHKLYAPFGAGVLAGRADWLDAAEPYLAGGGASRTVARQADGSVAVEWHRGPARHEAGSPNVIGAYAIASACRALTEAGLDALREREELLIERLTEGLAAVPEVRVLSLFGADAARVGVLSFVVRGWNSSHFSAALSAEYGIGVRDGLFCAHPLVRTLLGSEDTAPSECGAPEPSLPGERSLNAIRVSFGAGTPLEHVDRFLAAVRELVTDGARWNYRNEGGRCVADTRR